In a genomic window of Erigeron canadensis isolate Cc75 chromosome 5, C_canadensis_v1, whole genome shotgun sequence:
- the LOC122601152 gene encoding uncharacterized protein LOC122601152, translated as MDSSSSSSSFCVPPVLDDSSTGSTFEFFNQVYAELEDTGTSSDTRRWAVFVKAYPHPVEQDEKKFKRLQEAARKDVERAFGVLKGKWKILDRPLRLWTKKKIKKVVAACTILHNMIIKDNGRAISPIHIMDPPVPRVYNPEANREIMDENVHHRLRYDLTTHVSALDLSFLEDPAMQPPSAASLI; from the exons ATGGattcctcttcctcatcttcttcattttgtgtTCCACCGGTGTTAGATGATTCGTCTACGGGGAgtacttttgagttttttaatCAAGTGTACGCCGAGCTTGAAGATACCGGCACCTCTTCCGACACTCGTAG GTGGGCTGTGTTTGTTAAAGCTTATCCTCATCCAGTGGAACAAgatgaaaagaaatttaaaagactacaagaggctgcaagaaaggatgttgaGCGAGCGTTTGGTGTTCTCAAGGGAAAATGGAAAATCTTGGACCGTCCCCTCCGGCTATGGACAAAGAAGAAGATCAAAAAAGTCGTCGCTGCTTGTACTATactacacaacatgatcatcaaAGACAACGGACGGGCAATATCACCGATTCATATTATGGATCCACCGGTGCCAAGAGTTTATAACCCGGAAGCAAACCGGGAGATAATGGATGAGAACGTGCATCATCGGCTCCGATATGATCTCACGACGCATGTATCGGCTTTAGACTTATCATTCCTTGAGGATCCAGCGATGCAGCCACCATCAGCTGCAAGTTTGATTTAG